One window from the genome of Montipora foliosa isolate CH-2021 chromosome 5, ASM3666993v2, whole genome shotgun sequence encodes:
- the LOC138003556 gene encoding uncharacterized protein, translating to MDLVGTHRPFKIPRRERRPSEDCQYTLPVNSREAKEIEHELKRQAWNKNDLAPSVSIMHIKKVDNRFLEREYHEKKSELREQGRTPKELTEQLAFCVETDATLVSEICRIGLECTGTDHSLGDGKMGVTVWRCPDLCVRAFSWPASGSAFLLVFKIIKGRVKSVSSKSSPDTPNMEPTPNHDCHVSRNTANSSVTNLAALLRSTQYYLYEYNDEGLPAKRPRQCLPYAVIPLKRDDLSSPCSPKRPVMPAVSPVTPRKEFTKHAEELKSPTFSDEDGILVWRGLVTSGNKSLGRVSLFAGHKLGFNFRRSYLDVSKKIPLKQLALMMPGDLRSAWKYPLLYRNHALSVCNMKVAQDQPTETFTSFTKDLTTRAKSAGVFCADKMITMFLVLSCKEAVRLGLCETETPARVFCIVCRRQPSPFIQTFGYSRLPNQPCDPCASSLDSQALRQSSLDMDTRHSAKIVVSSPETSPKLSDKHKSSRKMLKRSLSFSYRPSKPQDASDGGRGVCRSMSSGERLVSKEETAEMWRANTIARSDKGRAHIEDRKSAEKLPSSLDSITTVEELHCKRLSCDSNNNANLNVNGSSNNTTFFEKSSPYLQKRELGHFESEIQQSRSLQSLEVQPTCNMHDFQGFDSILCQDPHLSTSSSMSRETCVTLEQGIGQETPCFQGFPSTTVAQKELIVFPRSPASTLEEVQRSMVTSRKSSATLTCYQGSSEESSGNLSGDNLLGTEESETEKVQDKDSSGKKARSVQNTSAYDCVVTTSLTAGKEQPDVSAQANCPSQSKSECLPPKTGELRPSLFANGTPLSLRPESVNMVPLDSESNACISNAAHNSGGKREGRERSMLRASVNVDTEDDLRIVVENEEEEGCVIVASGDMKRPRYFIFENQDSECCNKYIAPDNSSSRGEGDCNKLEESILSNQDVASCQTEPNLYVLDAVNQSTGPFCAEHTSCSNNEVLKQGIHFPVSAEPSSAEMHQSITACEALASGLVSPSTYSHPKVCIGRLKLLQAALKATRDGNDFDTDGGIRSPCLVTDGTSTSSGTTKKSSVKNMSQNIDFTNIQSCIPSPAEDDEATVINCTTLGKLDIVSAHQSSPCAGGVIEISLIDDWGFAAKSDDVNATSLTKKSSCVPGICRDDLDSADIGNAEGSTGERPSIENSNFSEPEIFESAPVELVETFTFRYNAESGDNNRDAGNREGIRTKGGREEYVGKEKGRDVMSKVVLSSHINSEAITISDDFASEVECSSDMSEWSGLDKCESGGGVVSQCELYSDRNLHGEVSSSEVLLHKNDSLGHHSEVEGPNDKLDTTEFCYVDTKVVGAEISSTSFSREISQEEFLDDFPRTSKNVNVGDEGRSELIADHSNLSVNSCDVLERSDLCTLKAGKDTQAVVTKNYEVNEYDGTIEHGTASVSSQSTSPVNICLSSHSPAELTEAVVSQDVVCSGSVSPSRLRNSSLKFTQESADLRVVEGSWLAGGVGNVSKSQRSQKARGNEPSESQSPSLCEKSVSNSDEARADLKPASAPSSKETHSSKKIEGHSQQRKGSLADSPVISRAQHTTSSLRLSTHLDTSVQNAEKLCKPHKNEMFYKLRKQNELLKGSLTNSREKQTTSSLVHSTHLPPNDREENARKRHRNEMFVNFRNDKKLTPPPPLVPLDTAQKHDRGHEGQRPHLVRYQPKVWGLVRPSNRHRWHPYCNGSLLVNSKGRELSHFSMARYPGWSPHIPEVPRAGQYPFGRFFPGLVNCETPTSVPIQCRRGPFLSLPPPLIPRFWYFPGDSCHLPCLSNRTR from the exons AGCAACTGGCTTTCTGTGTGGAGACTGATGCCACCCTCGTAAGCGAGATATGCCGAATTGGGCTGGAGTGCACAGGAACAGACCACAGCCTTGGTGATGGAAAGATGGGGGTGACAGTATGGCGATGTCCAGATTTGTGTGTCAGGGCCTTTAGCTGGCCTGCATCAGGATCAGCCTTCCTCTTGGTTTTCAAA ATTATCAAAGGGAGAGTGAAGTCTGTTTCGTCAAAGTCATCCCCCGACACACCTAACATGGAACCGACGCCGAACCATGACTGTCATGTATCCAGAAACACAGCAAACTCTTCAGTTACAAACCTTGCAGCACTCTTAAGAAGCACCCAG TATTATCTCTATGAATACAACGATGAGGGCCTTCCTGCCAAGAGGCCTCGGCAGTGTTTGCCATACGCGGTTATACCACTAAAAAGAGACGACCTATCGAGCCCATGCAGCCCTAAGAGACCGGTGATGCCTGCCGTCTCCCCAGTAACCCCAAGAAAGGAATTTACTAAACATGCTGAG GAACTCAAATCCCCAACGTTCAGTGACGAAGATGGTATTCTTGTGTGGAGAGGCTTGGTAACTAGTGGTAACAAGAGTCTTGGTCGTGTGTCATTGTTCGCTGGACATAAGCTTGGATTCAACTTTCG GAGGTCGTATTTGGACGTTTCTAAAAAGATTCCACTTAAACAGCTGGCTCTGATGATGCCAGGTGACCTTAGAAGTGCCTGGAAATACCCTT TGCTTTATCGAAATCACGCGTTAAGTGTTTGTAACATGAAAGTAGCTCAAGATCAACCCACTGAAACCTTCACTAGCTTCACCAAAGACCTCACCACCAGAGCAAAATCT GCTGGTGTATTTTGTGCTGACAAGATGATTACTATGTTCCTTGTTCTCTCATGTAAAGAGGCCGTGCGCCTTG GATTATGCGAAACGGAGACACCCGCTAGGGTTTTCTGTATTGTGTGTCGTCGCCAGCCGAGTCCATTCATCCAAACTTTTGGTTACAGCAGACTACCTAACCAACCTTGTGACCCTTGTGCATCTTCCTTGGATTCGCAAGCTTTGAGACAGTCCTCTTTGGATATGGATACGCGACACTCAGCCAAGATTGTCGTGTCGTCACCAGAAACATCACCAAAATTAAGTGACAAACATAAGAGCTCccggaaaatgttgaaaagatcgCTTTCTTTCTCGTACAGGCCTTCAAAGCCGCAAGATGCATCAGATGGTGGGAGGGGGGTTTGCAGAAGCATGAGCTCTGGTGAACGACTCGTTTCCAAGGAAGAGACTGCTGAAATGTGGAGAGCGAATACCATCGCCAGGAGTGACAAAGGCCGTGCCCATATTGAAGATCGAAAATCAGCTGAAAAGTTGCCAAGTAGCTTGGATTCTATAACAACTGTTGAGGAATTGCACTGCAAAAGATTAAGTTGTGATTCAAATAATAATGCGAATTTAAACGTGAATGGGTCTTCTAATAATACCACGTTTTTTGAGAAATCGTCTCCGTATTTACAGAAGCGTGAATTGGGACACTTTGAATCGGAGATCCAACAATCACGAAGCTTGCAATCCCTTGAGGTTCAGCCCACCTGCAatatgcatgatttccaaggcTTTGACTCAATTTTGTGTCAAGATCCTCATCTAAGTACATCAAGTTCGATGTCGAGGGAAACTTGTGTGACCCTAGAACAAGGTATTGGCCAGGAAACGCCTTGCTTTCAAGGTTTTCCTTCCACGACAGTTGCTCAAAAGGAACTAATCGTATTTCCAAGGAGTCCCGCCTCGACTCTTGAAGAGGTACAGCGCTCTATGGTGACATCAAGGAAGTCTTCGGCTACATTAACATGTTATCAGGGGTCATCTGAAGAAAGTTCGGGCAACCTGAGTGGCGACAATTTGTTAGGAACTGAAGAAAGTGAAACCGAGAAAGTTCAAGACAAAGATTCATCAGGAAAGAAGGCGCGTTCGGTTCAGAATACTAGTGCGTATGATTGTGTTGTGACAACGTCATTGACTGCTGGCAAAGAACAGCCTGACGTATCAGCTCAGGCTAACTGTCCGTCTCAGTCCAAATCAGAATGCTTGCCTCCGAAAACTGGGGAACTGCGTCCGTCTCTCTTCGCCAATGGAACTCCTTTGAGTCTTAGGCCCGAGTCTGTAAACATGGTCCCTTTAGATTCCGAGAGTAATGCATGTATTTCTAATGCTGCACATAACTCCGGGGGTAAACGAGAAGGTAGGGAAAGAAGCATGTTACGTGCGAGTGTCAATGTGGATACTGAAGACGATTTGAGGATCGTCGTCGAAAATGAGGAAGAAGAGGGTTGCGTCATTGTGGCAAGCGGAGATATGAAACGCCCGAGATATTTTATTTTTGAGAATCAAGACAGTGAGTGTTGCAACAAATACATAGCTCCCGATAACAGTAGCTCCCGTGGTGAAGGTGATTGTAATAAGCTAGAAGAGAGTATTTTAAGTAATCAGGATGTAGCCTCATGTCAAACTGAACCAAATTTGTACGTCTTAGACGCTGTGAATCAAAGCACAGGTCCCTTCTGTGCGGAGCACACCTCGTGTAGTAACAATGAAGTACTAAAACAGGGAATACATTTCCCTGTTTCCGCGGAACCATCAAGCGCTGAGATGCATCAAAGTATAACGGCTTGTGAAGCACTTGCAAGTGGTCTCGTTTCACCCTCTACTTATTCCCATCCCAAGGTTTGCATTGGTCGCTTGAAACTCCTACAGGCAGCTTTGAAAGCTACTCGAGATGGTAATGATTTTGATACTGACGGAGGGATAAGGAGTCCATGTCTTGTTACAGACGGGACTTCAACTTCATCTGGAACTACAAAGAAAAGCTCTGTTAAGAACATGTCTCAGAATATTGATTTTACGAACATTCAGAGTTGTATCCCTTCCCCCGCTGAAGACGATGAGGCAACTGTTATAAATTGTACGACTTTGGGAAAACTCGACATTGTTTCGGCCCACCAATCTTCGCCTTGTGCTGGAGGTGTAATTGAAATTTCATTGATCGACGACTGGGGATTTGCAGCAAAATCTGATGATGTAAATGCTACTTCACTCACAAAGAAAAGTTCTTGTGTACCGGGTATATGTCGCGATGATCTGGATTCAGCAGACATAGGTAATGCTGAAGGATCAACGGGAGAAAGACCTTCAATAGAGAATTCCAATTTCTCGGAACCAGAAATTTTTGAGTCTGCACCAGTAGAGTTGGTCGAAACATTCACTTTCAGGTACAACGCTGAGTCTGGTGATAATAATCGCGATGCTGGAAACAGGGAAGGAATACGGACtaagggggggagggaggaGTATGTTGGTAAAGAAAAAGGTCGTGATGTCATGTCAAAGGTGGTGCTGTCTTCTCATATTAACTCGGAAGCAATTACGATTTCAGACGATTTTGCATCTGAAGTAGAATGCTCTTCAGATATGAGTGAATGGAGTGGTTTAGACAAGTGCGAATCTGGTGGTGGTGTTGTGTCACAGTGCGAATTATACTCGGATAGAAATTTACATGGGGAAGTGTCTTCTTCGGAAGTGCTACTGCATAAGAATGACTCGCTAGGACATCACTCTGAAGTTGAGGGTCCAAATGATAAACTGGACACAACCGAATTCTGCTATGTAGATACGAAGGTAGTTGGTGCTGAAATCTCTTCCACGAGCTTTTCTCGAGAAATATCGCAAGAGGAATTCTTAGATGACTTTCCAAGGACatcaaaaaatgtaaatgtaggTGACGAGGGAAGGTCTGAACTGATTGCCGATCACAGTAACCTCTCAGTCAACTCTTGTGATGTCTTAGAGAGGTCTGACCTATGTACTTTAAAAGCTGGGAAAGATACCCAAGCTGTTGTCACGAAGAATTACGAAGTAAATGAATATGATGGCACGATAGAACATGGGACCGCAAGTGTGTCATCACAAAGCACATCCCCGGTGAACATCTGTTTGAGCTCACATTCGCCTGCAGAACTCACAGAGGCAGTGGTATCACAAGATGTAGTTTGTTCAGGGAGTGTCAGCCCTTCTAGATTAAGAAATTCATCTTTGAAATTCACTCAGGAGAGCGCTGACTTAAGGGTTGTAGAGGGCAGCTGGCTCGCTGGAGGAGTAGGTAACGTATCCAAGTCACAACGGTCCCAAAAGGCAAGAGGGAATGAGCCTTCTGAATCCCAATCACCATCTTTGTGTGAAAAGTCTGTGAGCAATAGTGATGAAGCTCGTGCAGACCTAAAGCCTGCAAGCGCACCTTCGTCGAAAGAGACGCATTCATCCAAAAAAATCGAAGGCCATTCCCAGCAGAGAAAGGGCTCTCTCGCGGATTCTCCTGTGATTTCCCGAGCGCAACACACAACTTCCTCTCTGAGGCTCTCCACACATTTGGACACCAGTGTGCAAAATGCAGAAAAGTTGTGTAAACCGCACAAGAACGAAATGTTTTACAAGTTAAGAAAGCAGAATGAATTGTTGAAGGGTTCTCTTACGAATTCCAGAGAAAAACAGACGACGTCCTCTTTGGTGCATTCCACACATTTGCCTCCAAATGACAGAGAAGAGAACGCAAGAAAACGGCACAGAAACGAAATGTTTGTCAATTTTAGAAATGATAAGAAATTAACGCCCCCACCTCCACTGGTCCCTTTGGATACGGCGCAGAAGCATGATCGAGGTCACGAAGGACAAAGACCTCACTTAGTTAGATACCAGCCGAAAGTGTGGGGGCTTGTAAGACCTAGTAACAGACATCGGTGGCATCCTTATTGCAATGGTTCACTCCTGGTAAATAGCAAAGGGAGAGAATTGTCGCATTTTTCAATGGCACGTTATCCTGGCTGGAGTCCACATATACCAGAAGTACCTAGGGCAGGCCAGTACCCGTTTGGACGGTTTTTTCCAGGTTTAGTCAATTGCGAAACGCCCACCTCCGTTCCAATCCAATGCCGTCGTGGTCCGTTTTTGTCTTTGCCACCTCCTTTAATACCACGGTTTTGGTATTTTCCTGGGGACTCTTGCCATTTACCTTGTTTATCAAATAGAACGAGATAA